The sequence below is a genomic window from Geoalkalibacter sp..
AGGTTGTCGTAGGGCGGATCCTGGGCGCCCGCGCCGCGATACTGGATGCGCTTGTCCGGGTCGCCGCCCGCTGCCGCGAGCAGCAAGTCGTAGACTGCCTTGGCGCGGCGCTCCGAGAGCTTCTGGTTGTAGGCGTCGGAGCCGATGTTGTCGGTATGGCCGACGATTTCCACGGCCGCCTGGGGCAGGGCGCGGATGCGCGCCGCGATCTGCTCGACGATGCCCTGGTTGCGCGCGTCGATGGTGTCGCGGTCGAAGTCGAAGAGAATCAGGGCGTATTTCTCCTGAACCCGGTAGTCCAACTGCTGGGCGAGGCGCTGGCTGGTTTGCAGGAACTGCACCTTGACCGGTTCGGCGGCCACGGAGAGTTGCTGGTCGCGGCGGTCCCGGGCCTCCAGGGTTACCGCGATGCTGCCCGCGGCGCCCACGTCCTGCGGCCGATCGAGCTTGAGAGGCAGCAGGTAGTGATCGTTGGGGGCGCCTTCCCCGGAGATTTCGGCAAGGGTCGCGCCGCCCGCGCCGACCTGGATGCGCCAGTCGGCGAGGCCGTAGAGGCTGTCGATGAGCGGGCGCACGATGAGCGAGCTGTTGTCGATGCGGTAATTGGTGTAGGTGCTGCGCACCAGGTCGAGAATCGCCGGATGATCCGAATGGATTTCCACGCGACGGTTATCGGCGCGGCCTTCCTCGATGCGGCTGGTGCTGGGTTTTTCCGGCAGATTGCGCGCTTCGAGGCGAATGCGCTCAGGGTCGATGTTCCAGATGTCGCGCAGGTAGGCGCCGACGGCCTCGGCGCGCTGCGCGGAGAGATCCTGGCGGCCTTTTTCCTCGCCGAAGTCCATGTTGCAGCCCACCAGGGTCACCGAGGCGTCGGGGTTGGTCGCCAGGCGTTTGCCGAAGATGTTGAGCACCTGATAGTACTTCTCCAGGGTGCCGCGCAGTTGCTGCTCGTCGAAGGTCACTGTGTCCAGACGATTGGTGAAGCGCTGGTAACGCGCGGGAATTTCGCTGGAACCGGTCTCGAAATAGATGTGACCGAGCAGAGGCGAGGCGTCGATGGTCTTGATCTCCTCGATGGTCAGGGCTGCGGGGGACACCGCCAGGCGTCCTTCCGTGGGGAACAGATAGCTGATCACGTAGTTGTATTGCATCTTGGAGGCCACCGCCTGAAAGATCGGCACCAGAGCCGCCTCTTCCGTGGCTTTCCAGATCTGCCCGCCGCCGCGTGAGGCGAAACTGCTCAGGAATGGATCGGTCGCGGCGCCGGGCATGAAGTCGATGGCGTAAGCCTCGAAGCGCTCCAGTTTCTGGATGGATTGGCTCACGTCGTCGCGGGTGTAGCGGCTGTTGAGATCCTCGCCGTCGGAGAACACCACCATGAACTTGGGTTCGTCGGCGGGCATGCGGCCAACGATGTCGAGGGCGGCGAGCATGCCCTCGAAAAGAAAGGTGTTGACGGTGAGACGCCCGCGGTAGACCTGGTGAACGAAGTTGCGCAGGGCCTCGGCATCGCTGGAGCTGAAAGTGCGCACATGCAGGTCGCGCCCCCCGATGCGCTGGGTTTCGCCGTCGACGAACACCACCAGATGAACCTGATCGATGGGGCGCACGATCTTGAGCAGCTCATCCATGGCCGAGAGCAGGGGCTCGACGGCGTTGCGCTGCTGCATGGAGCCCGAGTTGTCGAGCATGAGCACGATGTGGCGCGGCACGTCGAGGTTTTCCGCGAAGGATTCCACCGAGACGATGCGTGCCTTGCGGCCGAACTGGCTGACGCTGAAATCCGCCGCCGTCAATCCGAGAATCGGCTGGTTGTCGGCGTCTGCGACCCGCACCAGCACCTTGCCGTCCTCGATGACGCGGTCAAGGGAAACCTGAGCGCCTTCGCGCGCTGATTCAACCAGCAAATCCTTGGCATCCAGGGCCAGAGCCTGCCCGCAGCATAATCCCACCAGCAGCAATGCGCCAATCAACCGCTCAATCATCCGTTCCTCCCTGGTTGGTCAGTCCGAGCTACAACGGCGCCAAGTATAACATCCCGCCGTTGTTCCACAATCATTTCAATGCCGTCCGTATTCTTGACAGGCAAGAGATTTTTGCTAGTTTTCATTAAATGGCCGTCGGCTCCCCTGACAGGAGGTCTCCCATGTCCAATCCCCATGCGCCCTTTTATCCCATCATCTACGTGCGCGGCTATGCCATGACCCAGAGCGAGCAGGACGAAACCACCGCCGATCCCTTCTGCGGCTTCAACCTGGGGTCCACGGTCTATCGCTCCACCCCCGAGAAAGACAGGCCGGCGAAAAAATTCATCTTCGAGTCGCCGCTGGTGCGCCTGTGCTCGGATTTCGGCTACGCCGACGTCTACAAGGACGGGCTCGACATTGTGGATCCCGAATGGGAAGGCCCGATCCCGGCGCGCTCCATCGTCATCTACCGCTATTACGACGAGGCCTCAAAATTGCTCGGCACGGGCAAGACCCCGCCCATCACTGAGTTCGCCAAGGGACTGAGCCGGCTGATCCTGCGCGTGCGCGAACTGGTCTGCGCCCATCCCGAGAGCGACCTGTCGCCGGAGGATTTTCGCTGCTATCTGGTCGCTCATTCCATGGGCGGGCTGGTGTGCCGCGCTTTTCTGCAAAATCCCGCCCTCGGGGATGAGCAGGCGCGCCGCGCGGTGGACAAAGTCTTCACCTACGCCACCCCGCACAACGGCATCGACGTCCTGGGTCTCAACGTGCCGCGCTTTTTGTCGGCGGCGGACATGAACAATTTCAATCGCGCGACCATGGCCAAATATCTCGATCTGGAGGCTCTGTTCAAAAAGACCGGGCGCGCCGACTGGCTGCCCGAGGAAGCCTTTCCTTCCGAGCGCTTTTTCTGTCTGGTGGGCACCAACCGCGCCGATTACGAAGCGGCCATGGGTCTGTCGCGCGCCTTCGCCGGGCACGGCAGCGACGGGCTGGTGCGCATCGACAACGCCTCGGTCTGGGGAACCAACGCCCGCGGCCAGGTGTCGGCGCCCAGCGCCACCGCTTACGTGTATCGTGCTCATTCGGGCTTTTTCGGCATCGTCAACAGCGAGGAGGCCTATCAGAACCTCACGCGCTTTTTGTTCGGCGACATCCGCGTGGATGTCTGGGTGGATGTCGAGGCCGTGCACCTGCCGCCCGAGATTCAGGGCAAGCCGGTCAACGCTCTCTATCTTTTCGAACTGCTCGCCTCGCCGCGCGGCAAGCGCTGGTACCTCACGCGCCGTGTGGCGGAGGAGGATTCGCCGGCCTGCCGCAATCATCAGCAACTCATCGATCCGGAAAACAAGAACGCCCGCAAGATCTACCTGTCGACGGTGTTTCTCGCCAACCGCGCCCGGGTCAACCCGGAGCGCCCCTCCCTGGCCTATGGCCTGACTCTGGGCGTGCGCGTGCCCGAGTACGAGGTGGAGCGCAGGTTCTGGGCCGATACCCATTACGAGGGCGGCTATCTGTTCCGCGATACCCTGATCGTCGAGATGGTTCCGCCCCAACAGACCGGGGGCGACTGGACGGTGCACACCGGTTGGCAGAGCGACCAGGCCGGCCGCGCCACCCAGGCCCTGGCCTACAAGACCCTGCGCAACGGCAAGATCGAGATGCGCGTTGCCTTCGGCGGCAAGCAGGCGCCGGGCATCCAGGGGCACCTGCGTTTCGTCGTGTCGGCCTGGAACGGCTGAGGTTCTGGACGCCCTCTTGCCTCTTTTGCTTCCTCAGGCTCCCCGGCAACTTTCGTTCGGGCGGGCCTGAGGTTTTTGACCGTTGAATTTTTCCTGGGGCATCTGGTATCACTAGAGCCTTATGCCCGAAACCAAACTCACCGCCGAATATTTCCGTCCCGGGGTCGAACCCGCCGATCTGCCCGCGCTCTTTCCGCTGCTGCGGGCGCGCGACGCCCTGGCCGCCTTCACCGCCCTGTTTCGCGGCACCGACGAGGACGTGCTGGTGCGCCTGCTGGTGCTGCGCGAAATCGGCCATCGCGGCGAGCAACCCCTGTGGAGCCCGCAGGAACTGCGCGCGCACTTCGCCTACCTTGATGACACCAAGCTGCAGACCGTGCTGCACCGCCTGCGCGAAACCGAGCTGCTGGTGTGGGATGCCGAAGCCGGGCATTACCAGATCAGCCCCCACGGCCGCATGGCCCTGTCCGCCCTCTCGACGCTGCTCAAATTCAGCGACGAGGAGGGCGGCGAGATCGGCTACATCACCTCGCAGCTGGCCGCCGGCCAGGCCCTGGGCAAGGTCGCCGACGAGGACTTGCAGCACCTGCTCTCGCGGCTGGTGGAGTTGGAGGAGGAGTTCGGCCGAGCGGTGCTCTCCGGCTCGGAGCTGCGCATCCGGCGCGCCGAGAAAAAGCTCAATTCGGTGATCGCCTGGGTCGAGAAGGGCACCGAGATCATGCGGCTCATCGCCGCCGATCCCGATCTCGATCAGGCCACCCACCGCGTGGCGCAGAAGATCGGGCAGGTG
It includes:
- a CDS encoding OmpA family protein codes for the protein MIERLIGALLLVGLCCGQALALDAKDLLVESAREGAQVSLDRVIEDGKVLVRVADADNQPILGLTAADFSVSQFGRKARIVSVESFAENLDVPRHIVLMLDNSGSMQQRNAVEPLLSAMDELLKIVRPIDQVHLVVFVDGETQRIGGRDLHVRTFSSSDAEALRNFVHQVYRGRLTVNTFLFEGMLAALDIVGRMPADEPKFMVVFSDGEDLNSRYTRDDVSQSIQKLERFEAYAIDFMPGAATDPFLSSFASRGGGQIWKATEEAALVPIFQAVASKMQYNYVISYLFPTEGRLAVSPAALTIEEIKTIDASPLLGHIYFETGSSEIPARYQRFTNRLDTVTFDEQQLRGTLEKYYQVLNIFGKRLATNPDASVTLVGCNMDFGEEKGRQDLSAQRAEAVGAYLRDIWNIDPERIRLEARNLPEKPSTSRIEEGRADNRRVEIHSDHPAILDLVRSTYTNYRIDNSSLIVRPLIDSLYGLADWRIQVGAGGATLAEISGEGAPNDHYLLPLKLDRPQDVGAAGSIAVTLEARDRRDQQLSVAAEPVKVQFLQTSQRLAQQLDYRVQEKYALILFDFDRDTIDARNQGIVEQIAARIRALPQAAVEIVGHTDNIGSDAYNQKLSERRAKAVYDLLLAAAGGDPDKRIQYRGAGAQDPPYDNLSSEARAFNRTVAITLEYLARD
- a CDS encoding esterase/lipase family protein, which gives rise to MSNPHAPFYPIIYVRGYAMTQSEQDETTADPFCGFNLGSTVYRSTPEKDRPAKKFIFESPLVRLCSDFGYADVYKDGLDIVDPEWEGPIPARSIVIYRYYDEASKLLGTGKTPPITEFAKGLSRLILRVRELVCAHPESDLSPEDFRCYLVAHSMGGLVCRAFLQNPALGDEQARRAVDKVFTYATPHNGIDVLGLNVPRFLSAADMNNFNRATMAKYLDLEALFKKTGRADWLPEEAFPSERFFCLVGTNRADYEAAMGLSRAFAGHGSDGLVRIDNASVWGTNARGQVSAPSATAYVYRAHSGFFGIVNSEEAYQNLTRFLFGDIRVDVWVDVEAVHLPPEIQGKPVNALYLFELLASPRGKRWYLTRRVAEEDSPACRNHQQLIDPENKNARKIYLSTVFLANRARVNPERPSLAYGLTLGVRVPEYEVERRFWADTHYEGGYLFRDTLIVEMVPPQQTGGDWTVHTGWQSDQAGRATQALAYKTLRNGKIEMRVAFGGKQAPGIQGHLRFVVSAWNG